CTTCAGTACGCAAAAGAAAGAGAACAATTCGGAAAATCGATCGCCGATCAGCAGGGCATCGCATTTAAACTCGCAGATATGGCTACAATGATAGAAGCTTCAAGGCTATTGACCTATCAGGCGGCATGGCTGGAATCATCAGGCCTTCCATATGGAAAAGCTTCCGCCATGTCCAAACTGTTGGCGGGGGATACGGCGATGAAGGTGACGACCGAAACCGTGCAGATTTTTGGCGGCTACGGCTATACAAAGGATTATCCGGTTGAACGCTATATGCGTGATGCGAAAATCACGCAAATCTATGAAGGCACTCAAGAAATTCAAAGACTTGTCATCTCCAGAATGCTCGCGGATTGACGCAAAATATCTATCAGTCGGACCACTCTTGTAAAATTATTTAAATTAACGCTGTTAAGGGTAGCATATTCTGTTTTATTTTGTTTATAATGAGAGGTATGGTTTGTATAAGAACGATACAAAATCGCTTTCATTATTGATAAAACAGATACATATAAGTAATAGAAAGGGAGTGTCCGACCTTGGGTATCAAACAATATTCACAGGAAGAGCTAAAGGAAATGGCTTTAGTGGAAATCGCTCACGAATTATTTGAAGATCATAAAAAACCAGTTCCTTTTCAGGAGCTTTTAAATGAAATTGCATCTTTGCTCGGTGTGACAAAAGAAGAGCTTGGAGACCGCATCGCTCAATTTTATACAGATTTAAACATTGACGGCCGCTTCCTGGCGCTTTCTGACCAGACTTGGGGGCTTCGCAGCTGGTATCCGTATGACCAGCTTGATGAAGAAACTCAGCCGACAGTTAAAGCGAAAAAGAAAAAAGCGAAGAAAGCAGTCGAAGAAGATCTTGATCTTGACGAGTTTGAAGAGATCGATGAAGACGACATTGATTTGGATGAAGTCGAGGAACAACTTGATCTTGATACCGGTGATTTTGATGATGAAGATATTGACGAAGACGACGATGAACTTGAGATCGAAGAAGATCTGATTGATGAAGATGAAGATGAAGATGACGACTATGATGAAGATGAAGAGGAAATCAAATCGTAAAAGATCATCTTTAAAACAATCTTGACTTTCAAAGTCGAACTATGTAGTATGTATTTTGGGCTCTTCAAAAACGAAGAGAGAACATAGTGCGTTTTGCTCCCTTTCAAGAAATTGAAAGGGAGCTTTCTTATTTTCACCCCTCATTTTTCTTAATAAATCATTTAAAAGGCTAAATGATTTTCTATAAAACAGTACATTTTAAACATGTAGCTAAGAGCGAAGAGAGGAGCAAACGAAATGACGAAATATATTTTTGTAACCGGGGGAGTTGTATCCTCACTTGGAAAGGGTATTGTAGCTGCTTCATTAGGACGTTTGCTGAAAAACCGCGGAATGAACGTGACAATTCAAAAATTCGATCCATACATCAACGTCGACCCGGGAACCATGAGCCCGTACCAGCACGGTGAAGTATTCGTAACGGATGACGGCGCTGAAACAGATTTGGACCTTGGTCACTATGAGCGTTTTATCGATATCAACCTGAATAAATTCAGCAACGTGACTACAGGTAAAATTTATTCAACAGTTCTTAAAAAAGAACGACGCGGTGATTATCTTGGCGGAACGGTACAGGTCATCCCGCACATCACAAACGAACTGAAGGACCGTGTGTACCGCGCGGGGAAAGAAACAAACGCAGATGTCGTGATTACGGAAATCGGCGGTACTGTCGGGGATATCGAATCACTGCCATTCCTTGAAGCCATTCGCCAAATGAAGAGCGACATCGGCCGTGAAAATGTCATGTACATCCACTGTACGCTTGTGCCTTACATTAAGGCTGCGGGCGAATTGAAAACAAAACCGACACAGCACAGTGTAAAAGAACTGCGCAGCTTGGGCATTCAGCCAAATATCATCGTTGTTCGTACAGAAATGCCGATTTCTCAAGATATGAAAGATAAAATCGCGCTATTCTGCGATATAGATACAAAAGCGGTTATTGAATGTGAAGATGCGGACAACCTCTACTCCATTCCGCTTGAGCTTCAAAAACAAGGGCTGGATAAGCTTGTTTGCGATCACATGCAATTAGATTGCAAAGAGGCGGAAATGTCCGAGTGGAAAGAGCTTGTTAACAAGGTCAGCAATCTGTCTCAAACGATCAAGATCGGCCTTGTCGGGAAATACGTTGAGCTTCCTGACGCGTACATCTCTGT
The Bacillus vallismortis genome window above contains:
- the pyrG gene encoding glutamine hydrolyzing CTP synthase, whose protein sequence is MTKYIFVTGGVVSSLGKGIVAASLGRLLKNRGMNVTIQKFDPYINVDPGTMSPYQHGEVFVTDDGAETDLDLGHYERFIDINLNKFSNVTTGKIYSTVLKKERRGDYLGGTVQVIPHITNELKDRVYRAGKETNADVVITEIGGTVGDIESLPFLEAIRQMKSDIGRENVMYIHCTLVPYIKAAGELKTKPTQHSVKELRSLGIQPNIIVVRTEMPISQDMKDKIALFCDIDTKAVIECEDADNLYSIPLELQKQGLDKLVCDHMQLDCKEAEMSEWKELVNKVSNLSQTIKIGLVGKYVELPDAYISVVESLRHAGYAFDTDVKVKWINAEEVTEGNIKELTNGTDGIIVPGGFGDRGVEGKIVATKYARENNIPFLGICLGMQVASIEYARHVLGLKGAHSAEIDPSTQYPIIDLLPEQKDVEDLGGTLRLGLYPCKLEEGTKAFEVYQDEVVYERHRHRYEFNNEFRQQMEDQGFVFSGTSPDGRLVEIIELKDHPWFVASQFHPEFKSRPTRPQPLFKGFIGASVEAANQK
- the rpoE gene encoding DNA-directed RNA polymerase subunit delta, coding for MGIKQYSQEELKEMALVEIAHELFEDHKKPVPFQELLNEIASLLGVTKEELGDRIAQFYTDLNIDGRFLALSDQTWGLRSWYPYDQLDEETQPTVKAKKKKAKKAVEEDLDLDEFEEIDEDDIDLDEVEEQLDLDTGDFDDEDIDEDDDELEIEEDLIDEDEDEDDDYDEDEEEIKS